The following are encoded together in the Streptomyces flavofungini genome:
- a CDS encoding LCP family protein, translating to MGSDSRDGLSEGDVRDLRAGGGGGRRTDSVILLHTGAHGTSMVSLPRDSWVTVPGRLAPLTGKTKRPEGDKLNAAFAYGGPELLVHTVEKNTGLRIDHYAEIGFAGFVNIVDAIGGVRICLKRDIKDKKSGADLRKGSQTLDGRQALAFVRQWHQEREGDLGRSKNQQKFLSTLAHQAVLRRS from the coding sequence GTGGGCTCCGACAGCCGCGACGGACTCTCCGAGGGTGACGTGCGGGACCTGCGCGCGGGCGGGGGCGGCGGGCGGCGCACCGACTCGGTGATATTGCTGCACACCGGGGCCCACGGCACCAGCATGGTGAGCCTGCCGCGCGACTCCTGGGTCACCGTGCCGGGCCGCCTCGCCCCCCTCACCGGCAAGACGAAGCGCCCCGAGGGCGACAAGCTGAACGCCGCCTTCGCCTACGGCGGCCCCGAACTCCTGGTCCACACCGTCGAGAAGAACACCGGCCTGCGCATCGACCACTACGCGGAGATCGGCTTCGCCGGGTTCGTGAACATCGTCGACGCCATCGGGGGCGTACGGATATGCCTGAAACGGGACATCAAAGACAAGAAGTCGGGTGCGGACCTGCGCAAGGGCAGCCAGACCTTGGACGGTCGGCAGGCGCTCGCCTTCGTCCGCCAGTGGCACCAGGAGCGGGAGGGTGACCTGGGCCGCTCCAAGAACCAGCAGAAGTTCCTGTCGACCCTCGCCCACCAGGCGGTGCTCCGGCGGTCCTGA
- a CDS encoding class I adenylate-forming enzyme family protein, with protein MIVDAQDTSARRTYVDRILEHWYEDEGAEALVQGTRRLTRGEARRQLFRLGHALRGQGLAPGDGVGLFLANRVDSVLVQLAVHLIGCRVVFLPPEPGPGELAALVEQSRARAVVTDPLFAGRAADAAGRSVHAPVLLGLGPCEQRCPDLLSLAAECPATRPEGVPAPGPDEAVTVLYTGGTLGRPKLASHTHRLYETVLDLVDDGPRDSRSAFFPAMDPATDRVLTATLLTHGSGHLTSIQALVTGSALVVLPEFEAGAALAALREERITTTMFVPPMLYALLDHPECVPGVLPALRRVVVGGAACSPSRLRQAVEVFGPVISQGYGQSEALGIAAFGAEELASEGARRPELWRSCGRAIADTEIEIRAEDSTAALPVRAVGEVCVRGDTVMLGYYEDPARTAEVLHDGWLRTGDIGYLDADGHLYLVDRAKDIIVTGSTSDNVYSRVLEDFLLTLPGVRNAAALGVPDEEFGEAVQVFLATAAGADVVPESVGAAVTAELGELYTPRRTVLLDELPTTKVGKVDKKALRAAWTSGALGASS; from the coding sequence ATGATCGTTGACGCACAGGACACATCCGCCCGGCGGACGTACGTGGACCGCATTCTGGAGCACTGGTACGAGGACGAGGGCGCCGAGGCGCTCGTCCAGGGGACGCGGCGGCTGACCAGAGGTGAGGCGCGGCGGCAGTTGTTCAGGCTGGGGCACGCGCTGCGGGGACAGGGGCTCGCGCCCGGTGACGGGGTGGGGCTGTTCCTCGCGAACCGTGTGGACTCCGTCCTGGTGCAGCTCGCGGTCCATCTCATCGGGTGCCGCGTCGTGTTCCTGCCGCCCGAGCCGGGGCCCGGTGAACTCGCCGCGCTGGTCGAGCAGTCCCGGGCGCGCGCCGTGGTCACCGATCCGCTGTTCGCCGGACGGGCCGCCGACGCGGCGGGACGCAGCGTCCACGCGCCCGTGCTGCTCGGCCTCGGACCCTGCGAACAGCGGTGCCCCGACCTGCTGTCCCTGGCCGCCGAGTGCCCCGCCACGCGCCCCGAGGGCGTGCCCGCCCCGGGCCCCGACGAGGCCGTCACCGTCCTCTACACCGGCGGCACCCTGGGCCGCCCCAAGCTCGCCTCTCACACCCACCGGCTCTACGAGACGGTCCTGGACCTCGTGGACGACGGCCCGCGGGACTCCCGCTCCGCGTTCTTCCCGGCCATGGACCCGGCCACGGACAGGGTCCTCACCGCCACGCTGCTCACGCACGGCAGCGGCCATCTCACCTCGATCCAGGCGCTGGTGACCGGGTCCGCCCTCGTCGTGCTGCCCGAGTTCGAGGCGGGCGCGGCCCTCGCGGCACTGCGCGAGGAGCGGATCACGACCACCATGTTCGTACCGCCGATGCTCTACGCCCTGCTCGACCACCCGGAGTGCGTGCCCGGTGTCCTCCCGGCGCTGCGGCGGGTCGTCGTCGGTGGCGCGGCCTGTTCACCCAGCAGGCTGCGGCAGGCGGTCGAGGTCTTCGGGCCGGTGATCAGCCAGGGTTACGGGCAGTCGGAGGCGCTCGGCATCGCCGCGTTCGGCGCGGAGGAGCTCGCCTCGGAGGGAGCCCGGCGGCCCGAGCTCTGGCGCAGCTGCGGCCGTGCGATAGCCGACACCGAGATCGAGATCCGCGCCGAGGACAGCACGGCGGCGCTGCCCGTCCGCGCGGTCGGCGAGGTGTGCGTCCGCGGCGATACGGTGATGCTCGGCTACTACGAGGACCCGGCCCGCACCGCGGAGGTCCTGCACGACGGCTGGCTGCGCACCGGCGACATCGGCTATCTCGACGCCGACGGCCACCTCTATCTCGTCGACCGCGCCAAGGACATCATCGTCACCGGCAGCACCAGCGACAACGTCTACTCCAGGGTCCTTGAGGACTTCCTGCTCACGCTGCCCGGCGTGCGCAACGCGGCGGCCCTCGGCGTGCCGGACGAGGAGTTCGGGGAGGCCGTGCAGGTCTTCCTCGCCACGGCCGCGGGCGCCGACGTCGTCCCGGAGTCGGTCGGCGCGGCGGTCACCGCCGAGTTGGGGGAGCTGTACACGCCCCGGAGGACGGTCCTTCTCGACGAGCTGCCGACGACCAAGGTCGGCAAGGTGGACAAGAAGGCGCTGCGGGCCGCCTGGACGAGCGGGGCGCTGGGCGCGTCGTCGTAG
- a CDS encoding MerR family transcriptional regulator, with product MGHVAELAGVSVRTLHHYDGVGLVRPSARTAAGDRAYSAGDVERLREVLAYRRLGFGLREIAELVDDPSADAVAHLRRLRGLLLERRDRADAMVTAIDKELDARAKGKRVTPEEQLDVLGARLYDAIGGAYPATRRTDPRIAAQIRDALGDAQTVLNVGAGTGSYEPADRAVTAVEPSAVMRAQRPTGAAPCVAAAAESLPFEDRSFDVAMAVSTVHHWGDPTAGLREMRRVARRVVVLTFDTDEPRWQDRFWLTRDYLPEFADVLADFPSLAAMAEAIGARAEPVPVPWDCADGLFEAYWRRPEAYLEDHVRRAMSVWTRVGPEPERRAVRNLGEDLASGRWTERNGDLAGLDAADLGLRLLVG from the coding sequence GTGGGGCACGTGGCCGAGCTGGCCGGTGTGAGCGTGCGCACGCTGCACCACTACGACGGGGTCGGGCTCGTCCGGCCGTCGGCGCGGACCGCCGCCGGGGATCGGGCCTACTCGGCGGGAGACGTGGAGCGGCTGCGGGAGGTGCTCGCGTACCGGCGCCTGGGGTTCGGGCTGCGGGAGATCGCGGAGCTGGTCGACGACCCGTCCGCCGACGCGGTCGCGCACCTGCGCCGACTGCGCGGACTGCTCCTCGAGCGGCGCGATCGCGCCGACGCCATGGTGACGGCCATCGACAAGGAACTCGACGCGCGGGCGAAGGGAAAGAGAGTGACGCCTGAGGAACAACTGGACGTACTCGGTGCGCGGTTGTACGACGCGATCGGCGGCGCCTACCCCGCGACGCGGCGCACCGATCCACGGATCGCCGCGCAGATCCGGGACGCGCTAGGGGACGCGCAGACGGTGCTGAACGTCGGCGCGGGCACCGGCTCCTACGAGCCCGCCGATCGCGCCGTGACGGCGGTCGAGCCGTCGGCGGTCATGCGGGCGCAGCGCCCCACCGGCGCGGCACCCTGCGTCGCCGCCGCCGCGGAGAGCCTGCCGTTCGAGGACCGGTCCTTCGACGTCGCGATGGCCGTCTCCACGGTCCACCACTGGGGGGACCCGACAGCGGGGCTGCGCGAGATGCGGCGCGTGGCGCGTCGCGTGGTGGTGCTCACCTTCGACACCGACGAGCCCCGCTGGCAGGACCGGTTCTGGCTCACCCGCGACTACCTGCCCGAGTTCGCCGACGTCCTCGCGGACTTCCCCTCGCTCGCCGCGATGGCCGAAGCGATCGGCGCCCGCGCCGAGCCGGTACCCGTCCCGTGGGACTGCGCCGACGGCCTGTTCGAGGCGTACTGGCGCCGCCCCGAGGCGTACTTGGAGGACCACGTGCGCCGCGCGATGTCGGTGTGGACGCGGGTCGGCCCGGAGCCCGAGCGGCGGGCGGTGCGGAACCTCGGCGAGGACCTCGCGTCCGGCCGCTGGACGGAACGCAACGGCGACCTCGCCGGCCTCGACGCGGCGGACCTCGGGCTGCGTCTGCTCGTCGGCTGA
- a CDS encoding alpha/beta fold hydrolase produces MTPPRPLPRGLRRCPHAVATTVVLALLLMVSTAACAAPTRNDTADDVPAHAAATQHDPAFTKTFRHEFADVDGVRMHYVTGGSGPPVVLLHGWPQTWYGWRPIMPELAEHHTVYAVDLPGLGDSTGRPTGYDKATLARYVHKLIAGRLGVDDARVVGHDLGAAVAFQYASQFPKDTARLAYLDLPLPGPAIDAPAYRSLSWHIAFHSQRRVPEAVVGNDVRDYLALFYPQVAFRGSAFGGTSTRSPFTRAEVDEYARTYSRPQVLSGGFELYRALDQDVRDTVAAKPTRVPTLLMTAQGQLDAIRRTVAPRITDIDRAVDVPKAGHWLVEENPRFVTAELLRFLDD; encoded by the coding sequence ATGACCCCACCACGACCGCTGCCGCGCGGCCTGCGCCGATGCCCGCACGCGGTGGCGACGACCGTCGTCCTCGCCCTCCTCCTCATGGTCTCCACCGCGGCCTGCGCCGCCCCGACAAGGAACGACACGGCCGACGACGTCCCCGCCCACGCCGCCGCCACCCAGCACGACCCCGCGTTCACGAAGACCTTCCGCCACGAGTTCGCCGACGTCGACGGCGTGCGCATGCACTACGTCACGGGCGGCAGCGGCCCGCCGGTCGTGCTGCTCCACGGCTGGCCGCAGACCTGGTACGGGTGGCGGCCGATCATGCCGGAGCTGGCCGAGCACCACACCGTGTACGCCGTGGACCTTCCCGGACTCGGCGACAGCACCGGCAGGCCGACCGGCTACGACAAGGCCACGCTGGCGCGGTACGTGCACAAGCTGATCGCCGGCCGGCTCGGGGTCGACGACGCCCGGGTCGTCGGGCACGACCTCGGGGCCGCGGTGGCGTTCCAGTACGCCAGCCAGTTCCCGAAGGACACGGCGCGCCTCGCCTACCTCGACCTGCCGCTGCCCGGGCCCGCGATCGACGCGCCCGCCTACCGCTCACTGAGCTGGCACATCGCCTTCCACTCCCAGCGACGGGTCCCCGAGGCGGTCGTGGGCAACGATGTCCGCGACTACCTGGCGCTGTTCTACCCCCAGGTCGCGTTTCGCGGATCGGCGTTCGGAGGCACCTCCACGCGGTCCCCGTTCACGCGCGCCGAAGTCGACGAGTACGCGCGGACCTACAGCAGGCCCCAGGTCCTGTCGGGCGGCTTCGAGCTCTACCGCGCCCTCGACCAGGACGTCCGCGACACCGTGGCGGCCAAACCGACCCGCGTCCCCACCCTGCTCATGACCGCGCAGGGGCAACTCGACGCGATCCGGCGCACCGTGGCCCCGCGCATCACCGACATCGACCGGGCGGTGGACGTCCCGAAGGCCGGGCACTGGCTCGTCGAGGAGAACCCCCGGTTCGTCACCGCCGAGCTCTTGCGCTTCCTCGACGACTGA
- a CDS encoding SRPBCC family protein, producing the protein MHKYDVTVTTSASPETVWKLLVDARTWPKWSKVDSLDTARSVDLDPFGDDGIGAVRAFRTGRTVTGERITEKVEQRLLAYEDAFNTPIHNLSARIELTPAGSEGTVIHWHGQYETNWLMGWIMPRYLQKFMQGMAEGLARYAEEHEPTR; encoded by the coding sequence ATGCACAAGTACGACGTCACCGTGACCACCAGCGCCTCACCGGAAACCGTCTGGAAGCTGCTGGTCGACGCCAGAACATGGCCGAAGTGGTCCAAGGTGGACAGCCTGGACACGGCACGGTCGGTCGACCTCGACCCCTTCGGCGACGACGGCATCGGTGCCGTCCGGGCCTTCCGGACCGGACGCACCGTGACCGGGGAACGGATCACCGAGAAGGTCGAGCAACGCCTCCTGGCCTACGAGGACGCGTTCAACACACCGATCCACAACCTCTCCGCACGCATCGAGCTGACGCCGGCAGGGAGCGAAGGCACGGTCATCCACTGGCACGGCCAGTACGAGACGAACTGGCTCATGGGCTGGATCATGCCGCGCTACCTCCAGAAGTTCATGCAGGGCATGGCGGAAGGGCTGGCCCGCTACGCCGAGGAACACGAGCCGACCCGGTGA
- a CDS encoding S1 family peptidase, producing MMRRVQVLLLSALLLVAGSVMSSAPASAVIGGSKSTYGPWAVRMLVDGKPACTGTAVTTRWILTASHCFYEQARPVADKRISFRVGDLDVRKGTTVRPVRGKRVGSAHADMMLIKVSRMNVPTARLATSPVRIGQTVRQYGWGATCTEDESACQSRVLKQSTLRVVSPDTPRCKGYVTAGGPDFCMKKVSGIPAGGDSGGPVMSVGPRGTETLVGVFNGSDREKVAQAGKISKQLAWIRSVTRR from the coding sequence ATGATGCGCCGAGTCCAGGTGCTGTTGTTGTCCGCCCTGCTGCTGGTGGCGGGCTCGGTGATGTCGAGCGCGCCGGCCTCGGCCGTCATCGGCGGGTCGAAGAGCACCTACGGTCCGTGGGCGGTGCGCATGCTCGTCGACGGCAAACCGGCGTGCACCGGAACGGCGGTCACGACCCGGTGGATCCTCACCGCCTCGCACTGCTTCTACGAGCAGGCGCGGCCGGTCGCCGACAAGCGGATCTCGTTCCGGGTGGGCGACCTCGACGTGCGCAAGGGCACCACGGTCCGCCCGGTGCGGGGCAAGCGGGTGGGAAGCGCGCACGCCGACATGATGCTCATCAAGGTGTCCCGCATGAACGTGCCCACGGCGCGCCTGGCCACGTCCCCGGTTCGCATCGGTCAGACCGTACGGCAGTACGGGTGGGGCGCCACCTGCACCGAGGACGAGAGCGCCTGCCAGTCGCGCGTGCTCAAGCAGTCGACGCTGCGGGTCGTATCGCCGGACACCCCCCGGTGCAAGGGCTACGTCACGGCGGGCGGCCCCGACTTCTGCATGAAGAAGGTGTCCGGGATTCCCGCCGGCGGTGACTCCGGAGGCCCGGTGATGAGCGTCGGCCCGCGTGGCACCGAGACTCTCGTCGGCGTCTTCAACGGCTCCGACCGGGAGAAGGTCGCCCAGGCGGGGAAGATCTCCAAGCAGCTCGCCTGGATCCGTTCCGTCACCCGGCGATAG
- a CDS encoding epoxide hydrolase family protein translates to MLRPTCDVQAFEAHATDADLDDLRARLAAARLPEAETVPRAAPGPRRWEQGVPLADLVDVVDYWRTGYDWRSFEERLNRIGQFRTTVDGLGIHFLHRRSTRADATPLILTHGWPDSVVRFADVVDELADPRDAEAPAFHVVVPSLPGFGYSDKPATTGWGTEKIAAAWVELMGRLGYSKFLAHGGDWGGNITTVLGGRFPAHVLGIHTTFAEGPPGLTTDGLTAVERAWAEETRDFWRHRAAYAKQQATRPQTIGYSLVDSPVGLLAWILDKFAEWSDTEDGPFETISRDRILDDVTLYWLTRTGASAARIYYESHNSLDPELRVDVPSAVTMYPRDVEKCPRPWAQERYRQIVRWKVPERGGHFPSLEVPEYFVQDVREGLAAVLAAGR, encoded by the coding sequence ATGCTCCGTCCGACCTGCGACGTGCAAGCATTCGAAGCCCACGCGACCGACGCCGACCTCGACGATCTGCGCGCGCGCCTGGCCGCGGCACGGCTGCCGGAGGCCGAGACGGTCCCTCGTGCCGCGCCGGGCCCGCGCCGATGGGAACAGGGCGTTCCGCTCGCCGACCTCGTCGATGTCGTGGACTACTGGCGCACCGGCTACGACTGGCGGTCGTTCGAGGAACGCCTCAACCGGATCGGCCAGTTCCGTACGACCGTTGACGGTCTGGGAATCCACTTCCTGCACCGCCGGTCCACGCGCGCGGACGCCACTCCGCTGATCCTGACGCACGGGTGGCCCGACAGCGTGGTCCGGTTCGCCGACGTGGTGGACGAGTTGGCGGATCCGCGGGACGCGGAGGCACCGGCGTTCCACGTCGTCGTCCCGTCGCTCCCGGGCTTCGGCTACAGCGACAAGCCGGCCACCACCGGGTGGGGGACCGAGAAGATCGCGGCCGCGTGGGTGGAGCTGATGGGCAGGCTCGGCTACAGCAAGTTCCTGGCCCACGGCGGGGATTGGGGAGGCAACATCACCACGGTGCTCGGCGGCAGGTTCCCCGCGCACGTCCTCGGCATCCACACCACGTTCGCGGAGGGGCCGCCCGGGCTGACGACGGACGGGCTGACGGCCGTCGAGCGCGCGTGGGCCGAGGAGACCCGCGACTTCTGGCGCCACCGAGCCGCGTACGCGAAGCAGCAGGCGACCCGGCCGCAGACCATCGGCTACTCGCTCGTCGACTCACCGGTCGGGCTTCTCGCCTGGATCCTCGACAAGTTCGCGGAGTGGTCGGACACCGAGGACGGCCCGTTCGAGACGATCTCCCGGGACAGGATCCTCGACGACGTCACCCTCTACTGGCTGACGCGGACCGGAGCGTCGGCGGCCCGCATCTACTACGAGAGCCACAATTCGCTGGACCCCGAACTCCGGGTCGACGTCCCGTCGGCCGTCACCATGTACCCCCGTGACGTCGAGAAGTGTCCGCGCCCCTGGGCGCAGGAGCGGTACCGGCAGATCGTCCGATGGAAGGTGCCCGAGCGCGGGGGGCATTTCCCGTCCCTCGAGGTTCCCGAGTACTTCGTCCAGGACGTGCGGGAGGGTCTCGCGGCGGTGCTCGCAGCCGGGCGGTGA
- a CDS encoding CGNR zinc finger domain-containing protein: MRAAFPDFRLGKVLATSFTGTLSERHGDSVERIPTPERLVDWLAVSGLAVDSCTPAQLDLARELRESIHAAATAAARKDALPAAAVRVINERSAQGRAAAVLTPEGERRWRLSPASGVEDALGVIAADAISVIAGERDGRLALCASPTCRAAFFDTSQSRTRRWCDMNTCGNRQKKARFHANQRKDSSSAE; the protein is encoded by the coding sequence ATGCGTGCCGCGTTTCCTGACTTCCGCCTCGGCAAGGTGCTGGCGACCAGCTTCACGGGGACGCTGTCGGAGCGTCATGGCGACTCCGTGGAGCGCATTCCGACGCCGGAGCGACTCGTCGACTGGTTGGCGGTGAGCGGTCTCGCCGTGGACTCCTGCACCCCTGCCCAGCTCGATCTCGCCCGGGAGCTGCGGGAGTCGATCCACGCCGCCGCGACGGCGGCCGCGCGCAAGGACGCACTCCCCGCGGCCGCCGTCCGCGTCATCAATGAGCGCAGCGCTCAGGGGCGGGCAGCGGCGGTCCTGACGCCCGAGGGCGAGCGGCGATGGCGGCTCAGCCCGGCTTCCGGTGTGGAGGACGCCCTCGGCGTGATCGCCGCGGACGCGATCAGCGTCATCGCGGGCGAACGGGACGGAAGGCTCGCCTTGTGCGCGTCACCGACCTGCCGGGCCGCCTTCTTCGACACCAGCCAGAGCCGCACCCGCAGATGGTGCGACATGAACACGTGCGGGAACCGCCAGAAGAAGGCGCGGTTCCATGCCAATCAGCGCAAGGACTCCAGCTCGGCGGAGTGA